One Triticum dicoccoides isolate Atlit2015 ecotype Zavitan chromosome 4B, WEW_v2.0, whole genome shotgun sequence genomic window carries:
- the LOC119296351 gene encoding uncharacterized protein LOC119296351, whose protein sequence is MDEDIDSSCSTPFASAPSSPGRSPAIFGGGGGGGGYFFSAPASPIHHLLFSSSSAAAGAPNGGGYGGLGDAEFEFGGPGEHMISADELFQNGQIRPLTLSPLPDLDPDSDEDDSERRHGPARGREPTFRSGSVHRRARSMSPMRSPSPRFKLLGALVPAPDLGSVSLSTGPQEAPPPVTASSRSSSSSSASSSSSSSSARGSRRWVILKDMLLHRSKSEPGSANAHEAPAAAAKPEKAWQFSPSWASRDKVIAKLRGARPSPQSETGAAASGGVGEGDESRTTRGQGRSKGRRRSTTVAAAHERLYAAPNRAQAEEMRRRTFLPYRQGVLGCLGFTSRGYGALRGFSKTLSPVFSR, encoded by the coding sequence ATGGACGAGGACATCGACAGCTCCTGCTCCACCCCTTTCGCCAGCGCGCCGTCCAGCCCCGGCCGTTCCCCTGCcatcttcggcggcggcggcggcggcggcggctattttTTCAGTGCACCGGCCAGCCCCATCCACCACCTGCTGTTCTCGTCCTCCTCCGCTGCCGCTGGTGCCCCTAATGGCGGCGGGTACGGTGGACTAGGTGACGCGGAGTTCGAGTTCGGCGGCCCTGGCGAGCACATGATCTCTGCTGACGAGCTCTTCCAgaacggccagatccggccgctcaCCCTGTCCCCGCTCCCGGATCTCGACCCCGACAGCGACGAAGATGACAGCGAACGGCGGCACGGTCCCGCGCGCGGCCGCGAGCCCACGTTCCGGAGCGGCTCCGTGCACCGCCGCGCCCGGTCGATGTCCCCGATGCGCAGCCCGTCCCCGCGGTTCAAACTGCTCGGTGCGCTCGTCCCCGCGCCGGATCTTGGCTCCGTGTCCCTCTCGACTGGGCCGCAGGAGGCCCCGCCGCCGGTCACCGCCTCGTcgcgctcctcctcgtcctcgtcggcctcctcctcgtcgtcctcatcGTCCGCCCGTGGGTCCCGGCGGTGGGTGATCCTCAAGGACATGCTCCTCCACCGCAGCAAAAGCGAGCCCGGCAGCGCCAATGCGCACGAAGCCCCTGCGGCCGCCGCCAAGCCGGAGAAGGCATGGCAGTTCTCGCCTTCGTGGGCGTCGAGGGACAAGGTCATCGCGAAGCTGCGCGGGGCGAGGCCATCACCGCAATCGGAGACGGGAGCGGCGGCCAGCGGTGGCGTCGGTGAGGGCGACGAATCCCGGACGACGCGGGGTCAGGGCAGGTCCAAGGGCCGGCGGCGCTCAACGACGGTAGCGGCCGCGCACGAGAGGCTTTACGCGGCGCCGAACAGGGCGCAAGCGGAGGAGATGCGACGGCGGACGTTCCTGCCGTACCGGCAGGGCGTGCTCGGCTGCCTCGGCTTCACCTCCCGCGGATACGGCGCGCTCCGCGGgttctccaaaaccctcagccccgTCTTCTCCCGGtaa